The following proteins are co-located in the Telopea speciosissima isolate NSW1024214 ecotype Mountain lineage chromosome 9, Tspe_v1, whole genome shotgun sequence genome:
- the LOC122639569 gene encoding senescence-specific cysteine protease SAG12-like: MALTLQCCFCLAICLGLGFWASQVEARTLDEMAMVNKHEQWMVKYGRVYKDVKEKEKRFLVFKNNVERIESFNQAGNKSYKLSINQFADLDNEEFKAVRTGYMMNSTGNKRSSSSNTVFKYHNVTDVPTSLDWRSEGAVTPIKDQGQCGCCWAFSAVAAMEGITELKTGKLVSLSEQELVDCDINNSGCEGGLMDNAFQFIQQNQGVTTESNYPYEGIDGTCHEEMAAYPAAKITGYEDVPANNEQALLQAVANQPVSVAIEGSGSSFQFYSSGLFTGECSTNLDHAVTVIGYGENNDGTKYWLLKNSWGTGWGENGYMKIQRDVAEKEGLCGLAMKASYPTI; encoded by the exons ATGGCTTTGACACTCCAGTGCTGCTTCTGCTTAGCCATATGccttggtttagggttttgggcttCTCAAGTAGAAGCTAGAACTCTTGATGAAATGGCTATGGTGAATAAGCATGAGCAATGGATGGTTAAATATGGGCGTGTGTATAAAGATGttaaagagaaggagaagcgGTTCTTGGTGTTCAAGAACAACGTGGAACGTATAGAGTCTTTCAATCAAGCTGGGAATAAATCATATAAGCTAAGTATCAATCAGTTTGCAGATTTAGACAATGAAGAATTCAAAGCAGTTCGTACTGGATACATGATGAATTCTACAGGAAATAAAAGGTCATCTTCTTCAAACACAGTTTTTAAGTATCATAACGTGACTGATGTGCCAACTAGCTTGGACTGGAGAAGTGAAGGAGCTGTTACCCCTATCAAAGACCAAGGCCAATGTG GTTGTTGTTGGGCATTCTCAGCAgttgcagccatggaaggaaTTACTGAACTAAAGACTGGTAAGCTAGTCTCTCTATCCGAACAAGAACTAGTAGACTGTGATATAAACAATTCGGGCTGCGAGGGTGGACTCATGGACAATGCTTTCCAATTCATCCAACAAAACCAAGGCGTCACAACTGAATCTAACTATCCATATGAGGGAATTGATGGAACTTGCCATGAGGAAATGGCAGCTTACCCTGCAGCAAAGATCACTGGATATGAAGATGTTCCTGCTAACAATGAGCAGGCACTACTCCAAGCAGTGGCTAATCAACCTGTCTCTGTTGCCATAGAAGGAAGTGGATCTTCTTTTCAGTTCTACTCAAGTGGGTTATTCACTGGGGAGTGTAGCACTAATCTGGATCATGCAGTTACTGTGATTGGTTATGGTGAGAATAATGATGGAACTAAGTATTGGTTGCTGAAGAATTCTTGGGGGACTGGTTGGGGTGAAAATGGGTACATGAAGATTCAAAGAGATGTTGCTGAAAAAGAAGGTCTTTGTGGACTTGCCATGAAAGCATCTTACCCTACTATATAA